In one Bacillota bacterium genomic region, the following are encoded:
- a CDS encoding DUF2680 domain-containing protein — protein sequence MKNLKRIIVVVIVVVILGVAGAAYAATAKTPAEIASGLTGKAIEDLYKERAAGKTYGTIAKEAGKLEEFKEQMLEQKKAILDQRVEDGKLTQEQADEIYDSIKNNQAACDGTGNAGIGKKYGAGFGQCSGIGNSIGKGGEIRNGSGFGGRMGVGRGQNR from the coding sequence AGTAGTAATAGTAGTAGTTATACTTGGCGTAGCTGGTGCTGCTTATGCCGCAACAGCAAAGACACCTGCAGAAATTGCATCGGGATTGACAGGAAAAGCTATTGAGGATCTCTACAAGGAGCGTGCTGCAGGAAAGACTTACGGCACCATTGCAAAAGAAGCCGGAAAACTAGAGGAATTCAAGGAACAAATGCTGGAACAGAAGAAAGCAATTCTTGACCAGCGTGTAGAGGATGGAAAGCTTACTCAGGAACAGGCCGATGAAATCTATGATTCTATCAAAAACAACCAGGCTGCATGTGATGGAACAGGGAATGCCGGAATTGGTAAAAAATATGGAGCGGGTTTCGGCCAGTGCAGCGGTATAGGCAATAGTATTGGCAAAGGTGGAGAAATACGCAATGGCAGTGGATTTGGCGGTAGAATGGGAGTTGGTAGAGGTCAAAACAGGTAG